One Stenotrophomonas maltophilia R551-3 genomic window, GCACTGGAGACCGGCGTCAGCGCCGCGTTCTTCCCGCACGGCATCGGCCATCTGATCGGCCTGCAGGTGCACGACGTGGCCGGCTTCGCGGCCAGCGACGAAGGTGGCCGCATCGAGCGCCCGGCCGGCCATCCGTACCTGCGCCTGACCCGCGTGCTGGAACCGGGCATGGTGGTGACCATCGAACCCGGCCTGTACTTCATCGACATGCTGTTGAATGAAGTGAAGGACGCCGGTCATGGCGATGCGATCAACTGGGACCGCGTGGACTTCTTCCGTCCGTATGGCGGCATCCGCATCGAAGACGAAGTGCTGTGCACCGAGGGCGAAGCGGACAACCTGACGCGGCCGGTGTTTGCGGCGGCGAACGGCTGAGCCCCTCGTGGTTGGTCGCTGAAATCAGAAGCCGCGCTTGGCCGGGCGGGGTGGGTTTACGGGGTGTGAGCCGCATGGATGCGGCGACCAAGCCTCCAGGGATGGATTCACGGCGTCCCCGCAAACCCACAGTGCCCCGCCATCCCACGGATAGCCCGCTTTGGCCTTGGCTTTGGCTGTTGCCTCTGCGGGTGCAGGGCTGCAAGCCCTGCCGAAACCCCTTACCCCGCCATCACCGCTTCGATCTCGTCAGCGCTGCGCGCCAGGCCCTCGGTCAGCACGCGATGGCCGTCATCGGTGATCAGCACATCATCCTCGGTGCGGATGCCGATACCGCGCCAGCGCGGTTCCACCGTCGTATCGTCCACGCCGATGTACAGCCCCGGCTCGATGGTGAACGCCATGCCCGGCTCCAGCAGGCGCGAATCGCCGGCCAGGCGGTAGTCGCCCACGTCGTGCACGTCCATGCCGATCCAGTGCCCGGTCTTGTGCCGGTAGAAGCGCTGGTACAGGCCCTCGGACAGGTTCTTTTCCAGCGTGCCCTTCAGCAGGCCCAGCCGCAGCAGGCCTTCGGTCAGGGTCTGCACCGCCGCCAGGTGACCCAACTCGTAAGCCACGCCCGGTTTGGCCTGGGCCAGTGCCGCGGCCTGTGCATCGCCGACCAGGTCGTGCAGCGCGCGCTGTTCGGCACTGAAACGGCCGTTCACCGGGAACGTGCGGGTGATGTCGCTGGCATAGCCACGGTACTCGGCACCGGCATCGATCAGCACCAGCTCGCCGTCACGCGAACGTGCGTTGTTGTCGCGGTAATGCAGGATGCAACCGTTGCGGCCGGCACCGACAATGCTGCAGTACGCCGGCACCGCATCGCTGGCACGGAACACCCGCTCCAGTTCGGCCTGCAGTTCGTACTCGTGGATGCCCGCCTTCGCCGCCTTCATCGCCGCCAGATGTGCGCGCACGCTGATCTGCGCGGCGTGGTGCATCAGCGCCACTTCCGAACCGGACTTGAACAGGCGCTGCTCATGCAGCAGATGGCCCAGCTCCAGGAACTCATGTGGCGGCTGCGCACCGTGGCGCACCTGCGAACGAACGCGGTTGACCCAGCCGATCAGCTTCAGGTCGAAGTCGGCATCGCGGCCGAAGTGGTAATAGACGCGCGAACGCCCTTCCAGCAGGCCCGGCAGGATCTCGTCCAGATCATCGATCGGATAGGCATCGTCCATGCCGTACTGCGCCACCGCGCCTTCCTGGCCGGCACGCCCACCGTCCCAGGCTTCGCGCTCGGCGTCGCGCTCGCGGCAGAACAGGATCGCCTCGCCGTGGCGACGGCCGGGAATCAGCACCAGCACCGCTTCCGGTTCCGGGAAGCCGCTCAGGTACTGGAAATCCGAATCCTGCCGGAACGGGTAATGTGTATCCAGGCTGCGCACCTTCTCGGCCGCGGCGGGCAGCACCAGGATCGCGTCCTCGCCGGCCATGTCCATCAGCTGGCGGCGGCGACGCTTGTACTCGCCGGCCGCGATGCCGGTGCGCTGCTTGATATCCATCAGTTCAGGCGCTGCCGATGGCGCGAGGCCAGCACCACGTCACCGTGCAGCAACAGCACCGCCACGCGGATGAACTCCTCGATCTCCGACAGTGCTTCGTCGTCATCGTCACCACCGG contains:
- a CDS encoding aminopeptidase P N-terminal domain-containing protein, whose product is MKQRTGIAAGEYKRRRRQLMDMAGEDAILVLPAAAEKVRSLDTHYPFRQDSDFQYLSGFPEPEAVLVLIPGRRHGEAILFCRERDAEREAWDGGRAGQEGAVAQYGMDDAYPIDDLDEILPGLLEGRSRVYYHFGRDADFDLKLIGWVNRVRSQVRHGAQPPHEFLELGHLLHEQRLFKSGSEVALMHHAAQISVRAHLAAMKAAKAGIHEYELQAELERVFRASDAVPAYCSIVGAGRNGCILHYRDNNARSRDGELVLIDAGAEYRGYASDITRTFPVNGRFSAEQRALHDLVGDAQAAALAQAKPGVAYELGHLAAVQTLTEGLLRLGLLKGTLEKNLSEGLYQRFYRHKTGHWIGMDVHDVGDYRLAGDSRLLEPGMAFTIEPGLYIGVDDTTVEPRWRGIGIRTEDDVLITDDGHRVLTEGLARSADEIEAVMAG